A window from Prosthecochloris marina encodes these proteins:
- a CDS encoding SufB/SufD family protein, with product MKVDLSKYEFSDHESKEIDDLKRLEKGEKASMKMAGFDVSEKNTSASFVQIDHNHAFCKSYDPGVEILPLGLALSIHEGLADLQWNLLKPDKDEFTKLAAENTHGGYVIRVKKGAKLTAPVQSCLMMHTNKVGQSVHNLIIVEEGAEAHILSGCTTTEADQSAAHIGISEFYVEKNASLTFTMVHNWGENVEVRPRSAGQVEAGGIFLSNYVSLKPVRNLQMNPLITLKGAGSVARFNSVLVSTENTFMDVGNRVILDAADTRTEIISHAIAAGGHIIARGHIQANCSPAKGHLECQGLLLNNGIIQAIPELDGRAEGVELSHEAAVGKIAKEELEYLMIRGLDEEEASSAIVRGFLNIDIMGLPPELKTEIDKAVTESEKSMF from the coding sequence GTGAAAGTTGATCTGTCCAAATACGAGTTTTCCGATCATGAAAGCAAAGAGATTGACGATCTGAAAAGGCTTGAAAAAGGCGAAAAGGCAAGCATGAAAATGGCCGGATTCGACGTATCGGAAAAAAACACCAGCGCCTCGTTCGTGCAGATTGACCATAATCATGCATTTTGTAAATCCTATGACCCCGGAGTCGAAATACTCCCTCTCGGTTTAGCCCTTTCTATACATGAAGGATTGGCCGACCTGCAGTGGAACCTGCTGAAACCCGATAAAGACGAGTTCACAAAACTTGCCGCGGAGAACACACACGGCGGCTATGTCATACGCGTCAAAAAAGGAGCCAAACTCACCGCTCCGGTACAATCCTGTCTGATGATGCACACGAACAAGGTTGGCCAGAGCGTTCATAACCTCATCATCGTGGAAGAAGGTGCCGAAGCGCACATTCTTTCCGGCTGCACAACGACGGAAGCCGACCAGTCTGCCGCACATATCGGTATATCCGAATTTTATGTTGAAAAAAATGCCAGCCTTACCTTCACCATGGTTCATAACTGGGGTGAAAATGTCGAGGTGCGCCCACGTTCAGCCGGTCAGGTCGAAGCCGGGGGGATTTTCCTCAGCAATTATGTCAGCCTCAAACCGGTACGCAACCTTCAGATGAACCCGCTGATCACATTGAAAGGTGCTGGATCGGTCGCCCGTTTCAACTCCGTTCTGGTTTCTACCGAAAACACTTTCATGGACGTCGGCAATCGAGTTATCCTCGATGCAGCTGATACCAGAACAGAAATCATCTCACATGCGATTGCCGCAGGTGGACACATTATTGCGCGTGGACATATCCAGGCAAACTGCTCCCCGGCAAAAGGACATCTCGAATGTCAGGGCTTGTTGCTCAATAACGGCATCATACAAGCCATTCCGGAACTCGACGGACGCGCCGAAGGCGTTGAGCTTTCGCACGAAGCCGCTGTTGGAAAAATCGCCAAAGAAGAACTTGAATACCTCATGATCCGTGGACTGGACGAAGAAGAAGCAAGTTCAGCAATTGTTCGAGGGTTCCTTAACATCGACATCATGGGCTTACCGCCTGAATTGAAAACAGAAATAGACAAAGCCGTTACCGAAAGTGAAAAAAGCATGTTTTAA
- a CDS encoding DUF2141 domain-containing protein, with translation MKSTLSLSILLLFLFITPPLAAEQRNVDGTVPVQFTDLAETKDLSGPKGRIAIRIDNIRNSEGALNIALFTSEKGFPDKPEKAFALASIATKESPGEIVIENIPYGTYALSVLHDENENQKMDKTWIGKPKEGFGTSNNPKVRFGPPKFDESGFVLDRENISMVIDMMYL, from the coding sequence ATGAAAAGTACGTTATCCTTATCAATCCTGCTCCTGTTTCTTTTTATTACTCCACCTCTGGCCGCCGAGCAAAGGAATGTTGACGGAACTGTTCCCGTTCAGTTCACCGACCTCGCTGAAACAAAAGATCTGTCTGGCCCAAAAGGCCGTATCGCTATCCGCATCGACAACATCAGAAATTCCGAGGGAGCTCTGAACATTGCCCTTTTTACCAGTGAAAAAGGATTTCCTGATAAACCAGAAAAGGCATTTGCTCTTGCAAGTATTGCAACAAAGGAATCACCCGGTGAAATCGTTATAGAAAACATTCCTTACGGGACCTATGCACTCAGTGTTCTTCATGATGAAAACGAAAATCAAAAAATGGATAAAACCTGGATAGGCAAACCAAAAGAAGGATTCGGAACCTCCAATAACCCAAAAGTCAGGTTCGGCCCGCCCAAGTTCGATGAATCGGGCTTTGTTCTCGATCGGGAAAACATATCAATGGTGATAGACATGATGTATTTATAG
- a CDS encoding YnbE family lipoprotein has protein sequence MKTTPSIAKGSMIGLLCSIALISCKPTVKVEAPEKPITINMNIKIDHEIRVRLDKDIENMLDERTDIF, from the coding sequence ATGAAAACAACACCATCCATCGCAAAAGGGTCCATGATAGGCCTTTTATGCAGTATTGCCCTCATCTCCTGCAAACCAACGGTCAAAGTCGAGGCGCCGGAAAAACCCATAACGATCAACATGAATATCAAGATCGATCATGAAATAAGGGTAAGGCTCGACAAGGACATCGAGAACATGCTCGATGAAAGAACAGATATTTTTTAA
- a CDS encoding YdbL family protein gives MKTSTFTPASRSLKTFVLFITLLLSFSPGLFAIDLQTALSKGLAGEVDNGYLAIPPGATKEAQPLVSSVNNQRRTAYASLAKKNGVSPEIAGQATFEKRYPEFPAGTWVKIQGRWMQK, from the coding sequence ATGAAAACATCAACATTTACACCTGCATCTCGTAGCCTGAAAACATTTGTGCTTTTCATAACGTTACTGCTCTCATTCAGTCCCGGACTTTTTGCAATCGATCTCCAAACCGCCCTTTCAAAAGGTCTGGCTGGAGAAGTTGATAACGGTTATCTCGCCATTCCACCCGGAGCGACAAAGGAGGCACAGCCACTCGTGAGCTCAGTCAACAACCAACGGCGCACCGCTTATGCTTCCCTTGCGAAAAAAAATGGTGTCTCTCCTGAAATCGCCGGCCAAGCAACGTTTGAAAAGCGCTATCCTGAATTTCCAGCTGGAACCTGGGTAAAGATTCAGGGAAGGTGGATGCAAAAGTAA
- a CDS encoding intermembrane phospholipid transport protein YdbH family protein, with amino-acid sequence MKWVLRIFIAALLVIITVTAVAWLTFPRYAQSLIDRAVEGTNISIQISNSGLQGLSGITFDRLEAVFDTPPDSCTNSSARYRLTVHNGKLHWKSLQNNNSSATGLIPKILSLDLELEADSINIVQEGGLSFKESNPSVTGNVNITRKEGLTFTFEPESFQYGIENGSLAINNLRFEGINYRFTIDRKGEWIQKPALLSVASLHSDGQSVPLANFEALFGFTQDPENICGITFKECSVDLFGLRAKTPRIDYDPLEEETSFTLLLDSLPLEKLPGFKGTEPDRPFAKGELSGSIPIEFRDSVIRIHNATIRANPGTKLMYYSLEGLPWLSIITPASKNPHDLFTNLNATFALNNENANLPGIALKSLSTGFLGGTLSSGPAVYDAARQKQSFILKLENIHLPEQMRLHGDFKGSLKGEVSGTVPLSIMEGKFAINNARLSSKGNGSILHTPPRQKKGEKDTIFSSQTSDATYTYSEPDLQLSRDTEGKTTIDFELKQMTRKTSGGTLELLSPKGILDLWHVKNNPSMISLSEFSAGFMDGLVAIEHVDFDMAKHTAETELILDRIPLQKLLDLQGMKKIYATGTVRGKIPVIIKDQLFEIPTGNMDADQTGQIIYSTTPEERAAANESLKLTYEALSNFLYSELISSISMSPDGQSVIRLQLKGVNPSFQEGRPIHLNLNVEQNLLELLKSLTISTSIEQAISEKALQQQ; translated from the coding sequence GTGAAATGGGTATTACGCATTTTCATTGCCGCACTGCTTGTCATCATTACTGTTACAGCAGTTGCATGGCTTACGTTTCCTCGATATGCCCAGTCTTTGATCGACAGGGCCGTCGAGGGAACAAATATCAGTATACAGATAAGCAATTCCGGCTTACAAGGTCTCTCCGGAATAACATTCGACAGGCTCGAGGCTGTATTCGATACTCCGCCCGATTCATGCACAAACAGTTCTGCCAGATATCGGCTTACTGTTCATAACGGCAAACTGCACTGGAAAAGCCTGCAAAACAACAATTCCAGTGCAACCGGATTGATTCCGAAAATTCTATCTCTCGATCTTGAACTTGAAGCTGACTCGATCAACATCGTTCAGGAGGGGGGATTGTCGTTCAAAGAAAGCAATCCTTCTGTGACAGGGAATGTGAATATTACCCGAAAGGAGGGATTAACCTTTACTTTTGAACCGGAATCGTTCCAATACGGTATTGAAAACGGTTCTCTCGCTATAAACAACCTCAGATTCGAAGGTATCAACTACAGGTTCACGATCGACCGCAAAGGCGAATGGATCCAAAAACCTGCTCTTCTCAGCGTTGCTTCCCTGCATTCAGATGGTCAATCAGTTCCTCTCGCCAATTTTGAAGCACTTTTCGGTTTCACCCAGGACCCGGAAAACATTTGCGGAATAACTTTTAAAGAATGCTCTGTCGACCTGTTCGGTCTCAGGGCAAAAACACCGAGAATAGATTATGATCCGCTCGAAGAGGAAACCAGTTTCACCCTGCTCCTGGATAGCCTGCCACTTGAAAAACTACCCGGTTTCAAGGGAACCGAACCCGACAGGCCTTTCGCCAAAGGAGAATTGAGCGGATCCATACCGATAGAGTTCCGAGATTCCGTGATCAGAATTCACAATGCGACCATTCGAGCAAATCCCGGCACAAAACTGATGTATTACTCCCTGGAAGGCCTCCCCTGGCTTTCCATTATCACTCCAGCAAGCAAAAATCCACATGATCTTTTTACCAATCTCAACGCGACCTTTGCTCTGAACAACGAGAATGCAAACCTTCCGGGTATAGCATTAAAAAGCCTATCCACCGGTTTTCTCGGCGGAACCCTGAGTTCAGGACCTGCTGTCTATGACGCAGCCCGGCAAAAACAGTCTTTCATTTTGAAATTGGAAAACATTCACCTGCCCGAACAAATGCGCCTGCATGGTGACTTCAAAGGATCTCTGAAAGGAGAAGTCAGCGGTACGGTACCGCTGAGCATAATGGAGGGAAAATTTGCGATAAACAATGCTCGTCTGTCGTCCAAAGGCAATGGCTCCATTCTTCACACTCCTCCTCGTCAGAAAAAAGGTGAAAAGGATACTATTTTCAGTTCGCAAACATCCGATGCCACTTACACATACAGTGAGCCCGACTTACAGCTCTCTCGAGATACTGAAGGAAAAACAACAATCGACTTCGAGCTGAAACAAATGACACGCAAAACATCAGGAGGGACGTTGGAGCTGTTGTCCCCAAAAGGAATCCTTGACCTCTGGCATGTAAAAAACAACCCATCCATGATTTCCCTTTCAGAGTTCTCAGCAGGATTTATGGATGGCCTGGTTGCGATAGAACATGTAGATTTCGACATGGCAAAACATACGGCAGAAACAGAACTGATTTTAGACCGTATACCCCTGCAGAAACTGCTTGACCTGCAAGGCATGAAAAAAATCTATGCGACAGGAACTGTTCGTGGAAAAATCCCGGTGATTATCAAAGATCAGCTTTTTGAAATCCCCACAGGTAATATGGATGCCGATCAAACCGGCCAGATAATCTATTCAACAACCCCCGAGGAAAGGGCGGCTGCAAACGAAAGTTTGAAACTTACTTATGAAGCTTTGAGTAATTTTCTTTATTCCGAACTGATCTCCTCTATCAGTATGAGCCCGGATGGACAATCAGTTATTCGTCTTCAACTGAAAGGTGTCAACCCCTCATTCCAGGAAGGTAGGCCTATCCACCTTAACCTGAATGTCGAACAGAATCTGCTTGAATTGTTGAAAAGTCTTACTATATCGACCAGTATCGAACAAGCAATTTCTGAAAAAGCCTTGCAACAGCAATAA
- a CDS encoding DinB family protein: MKWKDLLSVEIDYTYGVTDHLISLVRDDELDWKPDHGSNWMSMGQLLMHMTDACGSTFDGLISGAWDIREEYALNDLDMQQIFPPANMLPMINTVADARKLLSEDRKLALKSLKKCTEEELAGKYAPAPWTRHPMILGQRLLHMILHLNQHKEQLYYYLKMTGRSVNTCDLYGMSCDIYPGKQLKDQEKNPSSI, encoded by the coding sequence ATGAAATGGAAGGATCTTCTTTCAGTGGAAATCGACTATACATACGGCGTAACAGACCACCTTATAAGCCTGGTCCGGGATGATGAACTGGACTGGAAACCCGATCACGGAAGCAACTGGATGAGTATGGGGCAACTGCTCATGCATATGACCGATGCATGTGGCAGTACTTTCGACGGACTGATCAGCGGGGCATGGGATATCCGCGAAGAATATGCGCTGAATGACCTTGACATGCAACAGATTTTCCCACCGGCCAACATGCTCCCCATGATCAACACCGTAGCAGATGCAAGAAAACTGCTTTCCGAAGATCGAAAGCTCGCCTTGAAAAGCCTAAAAAAATGCACAGAAGAAGAGCTGGCCGGCAAGTATGCACCGGCTCCCTGGACAAGACATCCCATGATACTCGGCCAGCGTCTTTTACATATGATATTGCATCTCAACCAGCACAAAGAGCAGCTATACTACTATCTTAAAATGACAGGCAGATCCGTAAACACATGTGATCTATACGGAATGAGCTGCGATATCTACCCAGGAAAACAACTGAAAGATCAAGAGAAAAACCCATCATCCATCTGA
- a CDS encoding NAD(P)/FAD-dependent oxidoreductase, with product MRKISDTVHSDVLIIGGGSSGMCAAIAARKKARSCGFADKDFQVTILERNRRPGVKIGISGGGKCNITHDGTVDELLEKGFFRKSEQRFLRHALYAFSNKDLLELLERQGLRTVVRYDGRVFPGSGRADDVLKVFERELESSLIQVLTGERVKRVENLNGVFRIMTETREFSADMLVVATGGVSYPQTGTQGDGLKIACSFGHKITKPLPALAPIYLDNAPSRTLVGVSLRDVTLKVETDSNSVARTGDLLITHKGLSGPACLSLSREVAEMRVEAGESRVMIDFFPNCSAETLGKKLQEHAFAKGGQLIRRFLQQQTTIPSSFVPLIMQRSGIDQEEKWGNLTKKARRSLELVLQNFAFGLVKAIPLEAGEVSAGGVVLKEVNPKTMESKKCRNLFLCGELLDYTGEIGGFNLQAAFSTGWLAGWSVR from the coding sequence ATGCGGAAGATTTCTGATACAGTGCATTCTGATGTCCTCATCATCGGTGGTGGGTCTTCTGGCATGTGTGCCGCCATTGCTGCAAGGAAAAAAGCCCGTAGTTGTGGCTTTGCTGATAAGGACTTTCAGGTAACTATTCTCGAGCGGAATCGGCGGCCCGGGGTAAAGATTGGCATTTCGGGGGGAGGTAAGTGTAACATCACTCACGATGGAACGGTTGATGAGCTGCTCGAAAAAGGCTTTTTTCGCAAGTCCGAACAGCGTTTTTTGCGACATGCTCTTTATGCTTTTTCCAATAAAGATCTGCTGGAACTGCTTGAACGCCAGGGGTTGCGAACGGTTGTTCGCTATGATGGCAGAGTGTTTCCTGGATCAGGGCGTGCCGATGATGTCCTGAAAGTCTTCGAGAGAGAACTCGAGAGCTCGTTGATACAGGTGCTTACAGGTGAAAGGGTGAAGCGTGTTGAGAACTTGAATGGTGTTTTCAGGATTATGACTGAAACGCGAGAATTCAGTGCGGATATGCTGGTAGTGGCTACAGGTGGAGTTTCGTACCCTCAAACCGGTACTCAGGGAGATGGTTTGAAAATCGCGTGTTCCTTCGGTCATAAGATAACGAAACCACTGCCCGCTCTTGCACCGATATATCTTGACAATGCTCCTTCACGGACGCTTGTGGGGGTTTCTCTTCGGGATGTCACCCTGAAGGTTGAAACGGATAGTAACAGTGTTGCTCGAACCGGAGACCTGCTGATAACGCACAAGGGCTTGTCTGGGCCTGCCTGTTTGTCTCTTTCTCGTGAAGTGGCTGAGATGCGGGTAGAGGCAGGTGAGAGCCGGGTAATGATTGATTTTTTCCCGAATTGTTCTGCAGAAACCCTTGGGAAAAAACTGCAGGAGCATGCATTTGCGAAAGGGGGACAGTTGATACGCAGGTTTCTTCAACAGCAGACCACTATTCCTTCTTCCTTTGTTCCCCTGATTATGCAGCGGTCAGGTATCGATCAGGAAGAGAAATGGGGGAACCTCACTAAAAAAGCAAGGCGGTCACTCGAGCTTGTCCTGCAGAATTTTGCTTTTGGCCTTGTTAAGGCAATTCCTCTTGAGGCCGGAGAGGTTTCGGCTGGCGGGGTAGTCTTGAAAGAAGTGAATCCGAAAACCATGGAGTCAAAGAAATGCAGAAACCTCTTTCTTTGCGGAGAACTTCTTGACTACACTGGTGAAATTGGAGGGTTCAATCTCCAGGCGGCATTTTCAACGGGTTGGCTTGCGGGTTGGTCGGTTCGTTAA
- a CDS encoding efflux RND transporter periplasmic adaptor subunit, which translates to MKLSKTQRIAAISGVVVAGILIFVMMPSPLQVDSESIRRGELTVTLDGEGMTRVRDSFTVASPVNGRVERITLEEGDFVQKNSVVARVTPPPLNTREFEEAEARSRSAEAVLEAARASERQVKVDLDQAARKYNRYKNLYRKGAVAAETFEDVKTAWQVLQKQHQAALLNVESARYDLEAARSVIGKPGSGNTVDILAPDSGRVLRVFEKSERVVSAGTPLVEMGNPEDIEVVIDVLSSDAVRVERGMNVQIEEWGGSTALKGFVKTVEPAAFTKISSLGIEEKRVNIIVDLEEPESRLGDNYRIQAKIILWQDEGILQVPISSIFRGDQGWNVFVIKKGKAVRQPITIGMRGTYYAEVLDGLEEEDVVVVHPTNDLEEGMRVKVMKRGK; encoded by the coding sequence ATGAAACTTTCAAAGACACAGCGTATTGCGGCAATCTCGGGGGTGGTTGTTGCCGGTATTTTGATATTTGTGATGATGCCGTCGCCCTTACAGGTTGATTCTGAATCTATCCGGAGAGGGGAACTGACAGTGACCCTTGACGGCGAGGGCATGACAAGAGTGCGCGACAGCTTTACTGTTGCTTCCCCGGTGAACGGCAGGGTAGAGCGCATTACACTTGAAGAGGGTGATTTTGTGCAAAAAAACAGTGTTGTCGCCCGTGTGACACCTCCCCCGCTCAATACCCGCGAGTTTGAGGAAGCCGAAGCCAGATCCCGTTCGGCAGAAGCTGTGCTTGAAGCCGCCCGTGCAAGTGAACGGCAGGTCAAAGTTGATCTGGACCAGGCGGCCAGAAAATACAACCGCTACAAAAATCTCTACAGGAAAGGGGCTGTTGCAGCCGAGACCTTTGAGGATGTAAAAACGGCCTGGCAGGTTCTTCAAAAACAGCACCAGGCAGCTCTGCTCAACGTGGAGTCAGCCCGCTATGACCTGGAAGCAGCCCGTTCAGTTATCGGTAAGCCGGGAAGCGGCAACACCGTTGATATTCTTGCGCCCGACAGCGGCAGGGTGTTGAGGGTGTTTGAAAAAAGCGAGCGCGTTGTTTCTGCCGGAACTCCACTGGTTGAGATGGGCAATCCGGAAGATATTGAAGTGGTCATCGATGTTCTTTCTTCGGATGCAGTCAGGGTTGAACGTGGGATGAACGTACAGATCGAGGAGTGGGGAGGGAGCACTGCGCTCAAAGGGTTTGTCAAAACTGTCGAGCCTGCTGCGTTTACGAAAATTTCGTCACTGGGTATCGAGGAGAAACGGGTCAACATCATTGTTGATCTGGAAGAGCCGGAATCAAGGCTTGGCGACAATTACCGTATACAGGCAAAGATTATACTGTGGCAAGATGAGGGTATTCTACAGGTGCCTATCAGCAGTATTTTTCGGGGTGACCAGGGGTGGAATGTTTTTGTGATCAAAAAAGGCAAGGCAGTAAGGCAACCGATAACAATAGGAATGCGTGGGACTTACTATGCTGAAGTTCTCGACGGCCTTGAAGAGGAGGATGTCGTCGTGGTGCATCCGACGAATGATCTCGAGGAAGGAATGCGGGTGAAAGTGATGAAAAGGGGCAAATAA
- a CDS encoding ABC transporter permease: protein MKQLNRKLLRELLRMKSQMLAVAAVVACGISVFVSMSSVEYSLRETKVRYYSDYRFADVFMQAKRAPEVMLENVRDIRGVAAVRSRIVADVTLDVPGLNEPASGRLVSMPDRKRPVLNDVFLREGRYMEAGHPEEVIASETFMEANGLQIGDRVGAVINGRWKELVIVGKGLSPEYIYEVQPGAFFPDNRRFGVFWMSRDALEAALDMTGAFNDLSLTLAHGASEKDVIQRLDDMFSRYGSLGAYGRSEQLSDRFISDEIKQVGMQITVLPTIFLAVAVFLLNIVLKRLVSTQRDQIAVMKAVGYTNEEVGLHYLGFAMVPVGIGAVAGTALGVWLGLGLTKVYEGFYNFAELIYYFRFEEVALSVLLSAGAALVGALSAVSQAVSLPPAEAMRPEAPVVYKPGVLDRKEFQKKIPVSVRIIVRNLERRIWKAAISVLMIAFAVAILIAGRYGYDAVNHIMLVEFNEKHREDLTVIFNESRPYSVQYDLASLDGVLEQEFYREEPARLVYEHRSRRQSITGLKTSNGLKRLVDAQKRQFQLPESGLLVTSTLADVLGISPGDTLTVEFLQGKRRTVRVPVGGVIDELLGLSAYMRIEELDRLTEERGIVSAAYLKIDEAKSEKLFADFKEMPGVAGTSMLKAMLESFEELIAQSTTASTVIFTTFASILAFAVVYNGARISLSERARELSSLRVLGLTRHEIAVILLGEQAILTIIAIPVGFLIGIGLSVLLALGLSSELYRMPVVFSNFNFIFALIVIVVVAVFSGLMVNFRLNRLDLIAVLKTRE, encoded by the coding sequence ATGAAACAGCTGAACAGGAAACTGCTGCGTGAACTGCTGCGCATGAAAAGCCAGATGCTGGCTGTAGCGGCGGTTGTTGCCTGTGGTATTTCTGTGTTCGTTTCCATGAGCAGTGTGGAATACTCGTTAAGAGAGACCAAAGTACGGTATTACAGCGACTACCGTTTTGCCGATGTTTTCATGCAGGCAAAACGGGCACCTGAAGTCATGCTGGAAAACGTGAGGGATATTCGCGGGGTCGCAGCAGTCAGGTCTCGTATTGTTGCTGACGTGACACTTGATGTGCCGGGCCTGAACGAACCGGCAAGTGGAAGGCTGGTATCGATGCCGGACAGGAAACGGCCGGTTCTCAACGACGTGTTTCTTCGGGAAGGCCGCTACATGGAAGCAGGGCATCCGGAAGAGGTGATAGCCAGTGAAACCTTTATGGAGGCAAATGGTCTTCAGATAGGCGATCGTGTAGGCGCGGTGATCAATGGGCGCTGGAAAGAGCTGGTAATCGTAGGCAAGGGGCTTTCTCCGGAATATATCTATGAGGTACAACCGGGAGCGTTTTTCCCGGATAACCGGCGTTTCGGGGTATTCTGGATGAGCCGTGATGCATTGGAGGCGGCGTTGGACATGACAGGGGCGTTCAACGACCTTTCCCTTACTCTTGCTCATGGCGCGTCGGAAAAAGATGTTATCCAGAGATTGGACGACATGTTTAGTCGTTACGGCTCTCTTGGGGCGTATGGAAGGAGTGAACAGCTTTCCGATCGGTTCATTTCCGATGAAATCAAGCAGGTGGGCATGCAGATTACCGTACTGCCGACCATCTTTCTTGCTGTCGCCGTGTTTCTGCTCAATATCGTACTGAAGAGGCTTGTGAGTACGCAGAGAGATCAGATCGCAGTGATGAAAGCCGTCGGATATACAAATGAGGAAGTAGGACTGCATTATCTGGGGTTTGCCATGGTTCCTGTGGGCATAGGTGCCGTGGCCGGTACTGCGCTCGGTGTCTGGCTCGGTCTGGGCTTGACCAAGGTTTATGAGGGTTTTTACAATTTTGCCGAACTGATCTACTATTTCCGTTTTGAAGAAGTGGCTTTATCGGTGCTGCTCAGTGCCGGGGCGGCGCTTGTAGGAGCGCTCAGTGCGGTTAGTCAGGCTGTCTCACTGCCGCCGGCCGAAGCAATGCGTCCCGAAGCTCCTGTTGTTTACAAACCGGGAGTTCTTGACCGTAAAGAGTTTCAGAAAAAAATTCCGGTTTCAGTACGCATCATCGTGAGAAATCTGGAACGGCGGATATGGAAAGCAGCTATTTCAGTGCTTATGATCGCTTTTGCCGTTGCGATTCTCATAGCAGGGCGTTACGGCTATGATGCGGTAAACCATATCATGCTGGTCGAGTTCAACGAGAAGCATCGAGAGGATCTCACGGTTATTTTCAACGAGTCAAGGCCGTATTCGGTGCAATACGATCTTGCTTCACTGGATGGAGTCCTGGAGCAGGAATTCTATCGAGAGGAGCCTGCAAGGCTGGTTTATGAGCACCGGTCGCGCCGCCAATCTATAACCGGTCTGAAAACTTCCAACGGACTGAAACGTCTGGTGGATGCGCAGAAGCGTCAATTTCAACTTCCGGAAAGCGGCTTGCTTGTAACCTCAACGCTTGCAGATGTTCTCGGAATATCTCCGGGAGATACCCTGACTGTCGAGTTTCTGCAAGGAAAACGGCGAACTGTGAGGGTGCCTGTTGGAGGTGTGATTGATGAACTGCTTGGACTATCGGCATATATGCGCATAGAAGAGCTGGACCGTCTCACGGAGGAAAGGGGAATAGTGAGTGCGGCCTACCTGAAAATTGACGAGGCCAAGTCTGAAAAGCTGTTCGCAGATTTCAAGGAAATGCCCGGTGTAGCTGGAACGTCGATGCTCAAGGCCATGCTGGAAAGTTTTGAGGAGCTGATAGCCCAGAGTACGACGGCATCGACGGTTATTTTCACTACCTTTGCAAGCATTCTGGCTTTTGCCGTGGTGTATAACGGGGCGAGAATTTCACTTTCTGAACGGGCAAGGGAGCTTTCAAGCCTTCGTGTCCTGGGGTTGACTAGACATGAGATTGCTGTTATCCTGCTTGGAGAGCAAGCGATTCTGACGATCATCGCTATTCCTGTGGGATTTTTGATCGGCATAGGTCTTTCTGTCCTGCTTGCTCTTGGGTTAAGCTCGGAACTGTACCGGATGCCTGTGGTTTTCAGCAACTTTAACTTTATTTTTGCGCTGATTGTTATCGTCGTCGTGGCTGTTTTTTCAGGTCTTATGGTGAACTTCCGGTTGAACCGGCTTGATCTGATAGCGGTTCTGAAGACGAGGGAGTAG
- a CDS encoding ABC transporter ATP-binding protein, translating to MVYNRTGKGEEVLHLDRVSKIYTMGEVQVEALKHVSVDFYESELVVLLGSSGSGKSTLLNIIGGLDVPSEGQLYFRGKEMTAATEDNLTVYRRESIGFVFQFYNLISSLTALENVQLVTEISSNPMSAEEALRLVNLSERMHHFPAQLSGGEQQRVAIARAVAKRPELLLCDEPTGALDYETGKLVLEVIRKVNEELGTTTLVITHNVSIAAMADRVIRMRSGEITEIESNKKKLSPSELSW from the coding sequence ATGGTGTATAACCGGACTGGCAAGGGCGAGGAAGTACTTCATTTGGATAGGGTGAGCAAGATCTACACGATGGGTGAGGTACAGGTCGAAGCATTGAAGCATGTTTCTGTAGACTTCTACGAAAGTGAGCTTGTTGTGCTTCTTGGTAGTTCCGGCAGCGGTAAGTCTACTCTTTTGAATATCATCGGTGGACTCGATGTGCCTTCGGAAGGACAACTTTATTTTCGTGGGAAGGAAATGACTGCGGCAACCGAGGATAATTTAACTGTTTATCGAAGAGAGTCCATAGGTTTTGTTTTTCAGTTCTACAATCTTATTTCCAGTCTTACCGCTCTTGAAAACGTCCAGCTGGTGACAGAAATATCCTCAAACCCCATGTCGGCCGAGGAGGCGCTGAGACTCGTCAATCTTTCAGAGCGGATGCATCATTTTCCTGCACAACTGTCAGGTGGGGAGCAACAGCGTGTCGCCATTGCGCGCGCGGTTGCCAAGCGTCCTGAATTGCTGCTTTGTGATGAGCCTACCGGGGCACTTGACTATGAGACCGGCAAGCTGGTTCTCGAGGTTATACGCAAGGTGAACGAAGAACTGGGGACTACGACGCTGGTGATTACGCACAATGTTTCCATCGCGGCTATGGCTGACAGGGTGATCCGCATGAGGAGCGGCGAAATTACCGAGATCGAGAGCAACAAGAAAAAACTGTCACCTTCTGAACTGAGCTGGTAG